Proteins from a single region of Carassius carassius chromosome 37, fCarCar2.1, whole genome shotgun sequence:
- the slco4a1 gene encoding solute carrier organic anion transporter family member 4A1 produces the protein MPHLLNNDTSFSSKQELLVLHDSPLGPSLDTPSPVESQGSVPGSPSGDACTVLHNTDKKGIDLIEPPNGVKFVPADSENLCGWGALTPRCIQTFNTPRWVLFFLCVASFLQGMIINGFINTVITSIERRFDLRSYQAGLIASSYDIAACVCLIFVSYFGGTGHKPRWLGWGVLIMALGSLVFALPHFTTPPYQVRVPERMGLCSANQTEACVGEEGGLSAYRYIFMLGQFLHGVGATPLYTLGVTYLDENVKSNYAPVYIGIFYTAAIVGPAAGYLLGGFFLNIYTEIGQTTELTPENPLWVGAWWIGFLAGGAAALVIALPILGYPRQLPGSQRYVAMRVSEAHQLKDGSQVTAADPQFGKTVKDMPRSVLLLLKNPTFIFLCLAGATEATLIAGMSTFGPKFLESQFSLSASEAATWFGYMVVPAGGGGTFLGGFIVKKLNLRCRGIIRFCMLCAVVSLMAIFIFLVHCPNVPMAGVTAPYYNNLKHNHYNAPYLQTEIHNNSFSDLGNLTAFCNIDCHCVEELFNPVCGADGVMYFSPCHAGCSSLSHTDSPRGRQVFSGCSCVVGNISWGEQGFAEEGRCVSSCNHMPAFLTFLFVVIFFTFLCSIPALTATLRCVPDSQKSFGLGIQWIVVRTLGGIPGPIAFGSVIDISCLLWEEQCGEYGSCYLYHNSDMSQYTLIAGIIYKVLGTIFFFLAAMLYKPPPETPQSSCESTDVGGGEARDLPIKDVPAEIIPNRHAKL, from the exons ATGCCCCACCTGTTGAACAATGACACTTCCTTCAGCTCCAAGCAAGAGCTCTTGGTCCTACATGACAGTCCATTGGGACCCAGCTTGGACACTCCCAGCCCAGTGGAGTCCCAGGGCTCTGTTCCAGGCAGCCCATCTGGAGATGCCTGCACTGTACTCCACAACACAGACAAAAAGGGGATTGACCTCATAGAGCCGCCCAATGGGGTGAAGTTTGTTCCGGCAGACTCTGAGAATCTTTGTGGATGGGGAGCACTGACCCCACGGTGTATCCAGACCTTCAACACCCCACGCTGGGTTCTCTTCTTTCTCTGTGTGGCCTCCTTCCTCCAGGGCATGATCATCAATGGCTTCATCAACACTGTCATCACCTCCATTGAGAGACGTTTTGACCTGCGCAGCTACCAG GCGGGACTCATTGCGAGCTCCTATGACATTGCTGCTTGTGTGTGTCTGATATTCGTGAGCTACTTTGGTGGTACTGGTCATAAGCCTCGATGGCTGGGCTGGGGTGTGCTCATCATGGCACTGGGCTCTCTGGTCTTTGCCCTGCCCCATTTCACCACACCTCCTTATCAGGTGAGAGTCCCGGAGCGTATGGGACTGTGCTCAGCCAATCAAACCGAGGCATGTGTTGGCGAGGAAGGTGGGCTTTCGGCTTATCGTTACATCTTTATGCTGGGCCAGTTTCTGCATGGGGTCGGAGCAACCCCTTTGTACACCCTCGGGGTCACGTACCTAGATGAGAATGTCAAGTCAAACTACGCACCTGTATATATAG GGATCTTCTACACAGCTGCCATTGTAGGACCTGCGGCTGGATACTTGCTGGGTGGATTCTTTCTCAACATCTACACAGAAATTGGCCAAAC GACAGAGCTAACTCCTGAAAATCCGCTGTGGGTGGGAGCTTGGTGGATTGGTTTCCTGGCAGGAGGAGCGGCAGCTCTGGTTATCGCTCTGCCTATACTGGGTTATCCACGACAGCTACCAG GCTCTCAGCGGTATGTGGCCATGCGGGTCTCAGAGGCCCACCAGCTGAAGGACGGCAGTCAGGTCACTGCAGCTGATCCTCAGTTTGGCAAAACAGTAAAGGACATGCCCAG GTCAGTGCTGCTTCTTTTGAAGAACCCTACCTTCATCTTTCTGTGTCTCGCTGGTGCCACAGAGGCCACGCTCATAGCTGGAATGTCCACGTTTGGCCCCAAATTTCTAGAGTCTCAGTTTAGTCTGAGTGCTTCAGAGGCAGCAACCTGGTTTG GTTATATGGTGGTACCAGCTGGTGGAGGAGGCACCTTCCTGGGTGGCTTCATTGTAAAGAAGCTGAACCTTCGCTGCCGCGGGATTATCCGTTTCTGCATGCTGTGCGCAGTGGTCAGTCTGATGGCTATCTTCATCTTTTTGGTACACTGTCCTAATGTGCCCATGGCAGGAGTAACTGCCCCATACTACAATAACTTAAAACACAACCACTACAACGCCCCCTACCTGCAGACAGAGATCCATAACAACAG CTTCTCAGATCTGGGCAATTTGACCGCATTCTGTAACATTGACTGTCACTGTGTTGAGGAGTTGTTTAACCCCGTGTGTGGTGCGGATGGAGTGATGTATTTCTCTCCCTGCCATGCTGGCTGTAGCTCCCTCAGCCACACAGACAGCCCCAGAGGCAGACAG GTGTTCTCTGGATGCAGCTGTGTGGTGGGAAATATATCATGGGGAGAACAAGGTTTTGCTGAAGAAGGGAGGTGTGTGTCATCCTGCAATCACATGCCGGCCTTCCTCACCTTCCTCTTCGTCGTCATCTTCTTCACTTTCCTCTGCAGCATCCCTGCACTTACTGCCACACTCAG GTGTGTTCCTGACAGTCAGAAATCGTTTGGACTTGGAATCCAGTGGATCGTAGTAAGGACTCTAGGTGGGATCCCAGGGCCTATAGCGTTCGGCTCTGTGATTGACATCTCCTGCCTGCTGTGGGAGGAGCAGTGTGGGGAATACGGCTCCTGTTACCTGTACCACAACTCAGACATGAGCCAGTATACACTCATCGCAGGCATCATCTACAAG GTTTTAGgcactattttcttttttctggcTGCCATGCTCTACAAGCCGCCCCCCGAGACTCCTCAGAGCAGCTGTGAGAGCACAGATGTGGGAGGGGGCGAAGCCAGAGACCTGCCAATCAAAGACGTCCCCGCTGAGATCATTCCCAACCGGCACGCCAAATTATGA